Below is a genomic region from Taeniopygia guttata chromosome W, bTaeGut7.mat, whole genome shotgun sequence.
AGTAGAACTTGTTGATTCAGTTCCACCAAAGACTTCTGAAAAGCAAGAAACTGCTCCTGATGAAGATGGACCTATAGAACTTGAGACGCAAATTCAGAAAGACAGCATGCATGCTGCAGCAGACTCAACGGTGCTTTCTTCAATGCCTTGCTTACTGATGGAACTGAGGCGAGACTCTTCAGAGTCTCAGTTGGCATCTACAGAGAGTGATAGGCAAATAGGTGGTCGAGTTTATGAGAGTGACTCTTCTAATCACTGCATGCTTTCCCCTTCCTCCAGCGGGCATTTGGCTGACTCAGACACATTGTCTTCCACAGAAGAGAATGAGCCCTGTCAAGCTGAAGGTACTGTAGAGGAAGACCTTTCTGCGGTGTCTGAGGCTGCAGTTGGGAGGAAATCCAGGAGATCCAGGTCTGAAAGTGAAACTTCAACAATGGCTGCCAAGAAAAACCGACAGTCTAGTGATAAGCAGAATGGTCGAGCTACCAAGGTAAAAGGTCATCGAAGTCAAAAGCACAAAGAAAGAATCCGTCTCTTGAGACAGAAGCGGGAGGCAGCTGCTCGCAAGAAGTACAACTTGCTGCAGGACAGCAGTACCAGCGACAGTGACCTGACGTGTGACTCAAGCACAAGCTCATCAGATGATGATGAAGAGGTTTCAGGGAGCAGCAAGACAATCACTGCAGAGATACCAGGTAGAGGATGTTTTTTAAACTGAACTGTAACACATCTGACATCATTTTTCAGCTGTCGTGCTAAATTAGATGGGTTACACTTGAGAAAAACCAGTAGAACTGCAGCTCTGTGTAAATTTGAAGACTGCAGTGTATTAAGACATGggcaaatttaaaaatctgtcctGAGGTTTCAGATCACTTTTGCACACCAACAAAGCATAGCAATGGTAAATTGGAGGAAGGACTATCTTTGAATTCTGgaattttcagatattttcatttataagcCTAGATAAGCTCTTGTCAGTGCTGTCAAATCCCATTAGATGGTGATAAT
It encodes:
- the LOC116806906 gene encoding protein ARK2N-like isoform X2, with the translated sequence MKMETVGKVELVDSVPPKTSEKQETAPDEDGPIELETQIQKDSMHAAADSTVLSSMPCLLMELRRDSSESQLASTESDRQIGGRVYESDSSNHCMLSPSSSGHLADSDTLSSTEENEPCQAEGTVEEDLSAVSEAAVGRKSRRSRSESETSTMAAKKNRQSSDKQNGRATKVKGHRSQKHKERIRLLRQKREAAARKKYNLLQDSSTSDSDLTCDSSTSSSDDDEEVSGSSKTITAEIPELYGVLFGSVEDTRVELQITSLCLYFLLMKTFTQVISMDGPPVIAHYDISDTNSDPEVVNVDNLLAAAVVQEHNNSLGNQDSGSTWRTRGLLDELSADTGHLDPGFRAGDKISLSNAQINEEINIASSDSEVEIVGVQEHARYVHPRGGVIQSVSSWKHDSSSQYINSHQTQLWTAVTPQQNWSSPPEVVDLTLDEDTRRKYLL
- the LOC116806906 gene encoding protein ARK2N-like isoform X6; its protein translation is MKMETVGKVELVDSVPPKTSEKQETAPDEDGPIELETQIQKDSMHAAADSTVLSSMPCLLMELRRDSSESQLASTESDRQIGGRVYESDSSNHCMLSPSSSGHLADSDTLSSTEENEPCQAEGTVEEDLSAVSEAAVGRKSRRSRSESETSTMAAKKNRQSSDKQNGRATKVKGHRSQKHKERIRLLRQKREAAARKKYNLLQDSSTSDSDLTCDSSTSSSDDDEEVSGSSKTITAEIPGHLDPGFRAGDKISLSNAQINEEINIASSDSEVEIVGVQEHARYVHPRGGVIQSVSSWKHDSSSQYINSHQTQLWTAVTPQQNWSSPPEVVDLTLDEDTRRKYLL
- the LOC116806906 gene encoding protein ARK2N-like isoform X3; this translates as MKMETVGKVELVDSVPPKTSEKQETAPDEDGPIELETQIQKDSMHAAADSTVLSSMPCLLMELRRDSSESQLASTESDRQIGGRVYESDSSNHCMLSPSSSGHLADSDTLSSTEENEPCQAEGTVEEDLSAVSEAAVGRKSRRSRSESETSTMAAKKNRQSSDKQNGRATKVKGHRSQKHKERIRLLRQKREAAARKKYNLLQDSSTSDSDLTCDSSTSSSDDDEEVSGSSKTITAEIPDGPPVIAHYDISDTNSDPEVVNVDNLLAAAVVQEHNNSLGNQDSGSTWRTRGLLDELSADTGHLDPGFRAGDKISLSNAQINEEINIASSDSEVEIVGVQEHARYVHPRGGVIQSVSSWKHDSSSQYINSHQTQLWTAVTPQQNWSSPPEVVDLTLDEDTRRKYLL
- the LOC116806906 gene encoding protein ARK2N-like isoform X4; this translates as MKMETVGKVELVDSVPPKTSEKQETAPDEDGPIELETQIQKDSMHAAADSTVLSSMPCLLMELRRDSSESQLASTESDRQIGGRVYESDSSNHCMLSPSSSGHLADSDTLSSTEENEPCQAEGTVEEDLSAVSEAAVGRKSRRSRSESETSTMAAKKNRQSSDKQNGRATKVKGHRSQKHKERIRLLRQKREAAARKKYNLLQDSSTSDSDLTCDSSTSSSDDDEEVSGSSKTITAEIPAELYGVLFGSVEDTRVELQITSLCLYFLLMKTFTQVISMDGPPVIAHYDISDTNSDPEVVNVDNLLAAAVVQEHNNSLGNQDSGSTWRTRGLLDELSADTENRTDQHQINLKGKKVLSIPGSSKDGCAAGQGWAN
- the LOC116806906 gene encoding protein ARK2N-like isoform X5 — its product is MKMETVGKVELVDSVPPKTSEKQETAPDEDGPIELETQIQKDSMHAAADSTVLSSMPCLLMELRRDSSESQLASTESDRQIGGRVYESDSSNHCMLSPSSSGHLADSDTLSSTEENEPCQAEGTVEEDLSAVSEAAVGRKSRRSRSESETSTMAAKKNRQSSDKQNGRATKVKGHRSQKHKERIRLLRQKREAAARKKYNLLQDSSTSDSDLTCDSSTSSSDDDEEVSGSSKTITAEIPAELYGVLFGSVEDTRVELQITSLCLYFLLMKTFTQVISMDGPPVIAHYDISDTNSDPEVVNVDNLLAAAVVQEHNNSLGNQDSGSTWRTRGLLDELSADTVNLPIFLLHLRKSDRPASDKPEG
- the LOC116806906 gene encoding protein ARK2N-like isoform X1: MKMETVGKVELVDSVPPKTSEKQETAPDEDGPIELETQIQKDSMHAAADSTVLSSMPCLLMELRRDSSESQLASTESDRQIGGRVYESDSSNHCMLSPSSSGHLADSDTLSSTEENEPCQAEGTVEEDLSAVSEAAVGRKSRRSRSESETSTMAAKKNRQSSDKQNGRATKVKGHRSQKHKERIRLLRQKREAAARKKYNLLQDSSTSDSDLTCDSSTSSSDDDEEVSGSSKTITAEIPAELYGVLFGSVEDTRVELQITSLCLYFLLMKTFTQVISMDGPPVIAHYDISDTNSDPEVVNVDNLLAAAVVQEHNNSLGNQDSGSTWRTRGLLDELSADTGHLDPGFRAGDKISLSNAQINEEINIASSDSEVEIVGVQEHARYVHPRGGVIQSVSSWKHDSSSQYINSHQTQLWTAVTPQQNWSSPPEVVDLTLDEDTRRKYLL